The proteins below are encoded in one region of Populus alba chromosome 2, ASM523922v2, whole genome shotgun sequence:
- the LOC118046796 gene encoding uncharacterized protein, producing the protein MSHNSRQSIDSCTLQLHSWRPFLDSDPTTSYKPHASSPTLTKRPCLSDRSTSFPSNVDSIDLSKLTLLEDDHNNTNNKPAPAVTSRPYKRGTLRLIQRKRRRRGSRSVSGRSSDRSGTRRCCSVGAASAAHGTCSDFHVAVGTDSSGELFVNGDANWASDVSQTKNSVNEREGKENLLGVGNVIVNLDSESGYGSEPGYRGDAEFGYGDEVDEEEDDARLLFWGHHFQDSKMEMVGENTFDSKSHHRCRRKKHDCSRMVDSVR; encoded by the exons atgtCTCACAATTCTCGGCAATCCATAGACTCATGCACTCTCCAGCTCCATTCATGGAGACCTTTTCTCGATTCTGATCCCACCACCAGCTATAAACCCCACGCCTCTTCCCCTACTCTCACTAAACGCCCTTGCCTTTCCGATCGCTCCACTTCTTTCCCTTCCAACGTCGATTCCATCGACCTTTCCAAGCTCACTCTCCTTGAAGATGACCATAACAACACCAACAATAAACCCGCCCCCGCTGTTACCAGCAGACCGTACAAGCGAGGCACCTTACGCCTTATCCAGCGCAAGAGGCGGCGGAGAGGATCCCGTTCTGTGTCCGGCCGGAGCTCCGATAGAAGTGGGACTCGGCGATGCTGCTCTGTTGGCGCAGCGTCTGCGGCTCATGGGACTTGCTCGGATTTCCATGTTGCGGTGGGGACGGACTCGAGTGGGGAGCTGTTTGTGAATGGGGACGCGAATTGGGCGTCGGATGTCAGTCAAACAAAGAATTCGGTAAACGAAAGGGAGGGCAAAGAGAATTTGTTGGGAGTGGGTAATGTTATTGTGAATTTGGATAGTGAGTCTGGATATGGGAGTGAGCCTGGGTATAGAGGGGATGCTGAGTTTGGTTACGGAGACGAGGTTGATGAGGAAGAGGATGATGCCAGGTTGTTGTTTTGGGGACACCACTTTCAAG ATTCTAAGATGGAAATGGTTGGAGAGAACACATTTGATTCAAAATCCCATCACAGATGTCGTCGCAAGAAGCATGATTGTAGTAGAATGGTTGATTCTGTGAGATAA